A single region of the Sphingobium sp. TKS genome encodes:
- a CDS encoding DEAD/DEAH box helicase, whose protein sequence is MQFTDLGLAEPILKALAAKKYALPTPIQAQAIPVLLKGKDLCGIAQTGTGKTAAFALPSLDHFARNPKPTPLQGCRMLVLSPTRELAAQIAQSFRDYGRFMKLSVEVVFGGVPINKQIRALGRGVDIVVATPGRLLDLIDQRAFTIKDTEIFVLDEADQMMDMGFIHPLKRIAKLLPKERQNLFFSATMPGEIEALAAQFLRDPVKVSVAPQSTTAERVRQQATFVNQMEKQALLNLTVRSEDIDRALIFTRTKHGADRVVRFLEGAGIQAVAIHGNKSQAQRTTALQAFRHGQVKLLVATDIAARGIDVSGVSHVINFELPNVPEQYVHRIGRTARAGAEGIAISFVADDERPYLKAIERTAKVKLEIVPLPENFVEAVRNMPKAAPPRKGREQTPEQKAKRADGQRRYQDQQKQPRGNAERAHRPDGEAGQPAKKNFRRRRGGSGVGAHKGAVQRTGGR, encoded by the coding sequence ATGCAATTTACCGACCTTGGCCTTGCCGAGCCGATCCTGAAGGCGCTCGCCGCCAAGAAATATGCTTTGCCCACCCCCATCCAGGCGCAGGCCATTCCCGTTTTGCTGAAGGGCAAGGATCTGTGCGGCATCGCGCAGACCGGCACCGGCAAGACGGCGGCCTTCGCGCTGCCGAGCCTTGACCATTTCGCCCGCAACCCCAAACCGACGCCGCTTCAGGGCTGCCGGATGCTGGTGCTTTCTCCCACGCGCGAACTGGCGGCGCAGATCGCGCAGAGCTTCCGCGACTATGGCCGTTTCATGAAGCTGTCGGTGGAGGTCGTGTTTGGCGGCGTGCCGATCAACAAGCAGATCCGCGCACTGGGCCGGGGCGTCGATATCGTCGTCGCGACGCCGGGCCGTCTGCTCGACCTGATCGACCAGCGGGCTTTCACCATCAAGGATACCGAGATTTTCGTCCTCGATGAAGCCGACCAGATGATGGACATGGGCTTCATCCATCCCTTGAAACGCATCGCCAAGCTGCTGCCCAAGGAACGGCAGAACCTCTTCTTCTCCGCCACCATGCCGGGTGAGATCGAGGCGCTGGCCGCGCAGTTCCTTCGCGATCCGGTAAAGGTCAGCGTCGCGCCGCAGTCGACCACGGCGGAGCGGGTCCGTCAGCAGGCGACCTTCGTCAATCAGATGGAGAAGCAGGCGTTGCTCAACCTGACGGTCAGGAGCGAGGATATCGACCGCGCGCTGATCTTCACGCGTACGAAACATGGCGCGGACCGCGTCGTGCGCTTTCTGGAAGGGGCGGGAATTCAGGCCGTCGCCATCCATGGCAACAAGAGCCAGGCGCAGCGGACCACCGCCTTGCAGGCTTTCCGCCATGGCCAAGTGAAGCTGTTGGTAGCAACCGACATCGCGGCACGTGGGATCGACGTTTCGGGCGTGTCCCATGTCATCAATTTCGAGCTGCCCAATGTGCCCGAGCAATATGTTCACCGCATCGGCCGCACGGCCCGCGCCGGGGCGGAAGGGATCGCGATCAGCTTCGTGGCGGACGACGAGCGGCCTTATCTGAAAGCGATCGAGCGGACGGCGAAGGTGAAGCTGGAGATCGTGCCTCTGCCGGAGAATTTCGTCGAGGCGGTGCGTAACATGCCCAAGGCGGCCCCGCCGCGCAAAGGCCGCGAGCAGACGCCGGAGCAGAAGGCCAAGCGCGCCGATGGTCAGCGCCGCTATCAGGACCAGCAGAAGCAGCCGCGCGGCAATGCCGAGCGGGCACACCGCCCCGATGGTGAAGCCGGCCAGCCCGCGAAGAAGAACTTCCGTCGCCGGCGCGGCGGCAGCGGCGTCGGCGCGCATAAGGGCGCGGTGCAGAGGACGGGCGGACGTTGA
- a CDS encoding pyridoxamine 5'-phosphate oxidase family protein codes for MSNEADIRHRFWTELAQSPFVMMGLQGAQDHSMPMTAQLDPGASHCFWFYTTRENRLAQGGPAMAQFVAKGHFLFACIDGTLVEETDPAVIDRYWTHDVVSWYPGGRQDPHLLMLRFDLGRAEIWRADMSLGGMFRQMFGGDVRDEMRSKHVEVTL; via the coding sequence ATGAGCAATGAGGCCGACATCCGCCATCGTTTCTGGACAGAGCTTGCGCAAAGCCCGTTTGTAATGATGGGTCTGCAGGGGGCGCAGGACCATAGCATGCCGATGACGGCACAGCTCGATCCCGGCGCGAGCCATTGTTTCTGGTTCTACACGACGCGCGAGAACCGATTGGCGCAGGGCGGGCCGGCGATGGCGCAGTTCGTCGCCAAGGGGCATTTCCTGTTCGCCTGCATCGACGGCACGCTGGTCGAGGAGACGGACCCGGCGGTGATCGACCGCTATTGGACCCATGATGTTGTGAGCTGGTATCCTGGAGGACGGCAGGATCCGCACTTGCTGATGCTCCGCTTCGACCTGGGGCGCGCCGAAATCTGGCGTGCGGATATGTCGTTGGGTGGGATGTTCCGTCAGATGTTCGGCGGCGATGTGCGCGACGAGATGCGCAGCAAGCATGTGGAAGTGACGCTTTAG
- a CDS encoding NifU family protein — protein sequence MLIETETTPNPATVKFIPGRVVMGMGTRDFATPEEAEASPLASALFGLGDVTGVFFGGDFISVTIAPGSQWSDVKPDILATLLEHFSANMPLFTPGSAGEIFVPEEEEFADDPEDAEIVAQIRELIDTRVRPAVANDGGDIIYRGFDKGTVYLRMQGACSGCPSSTATLKNGIEQLLKHYVPEVTEVRAV from the coding sequence ATGTTGATCGAGACTGAAACGACGCCCAATCCGGCCACCGTCAAATTCATCCCTGGCCGCGTGGTCATGGGCATGGGCACCCGCGATTTCGCCACGCCGGAGGAAGCGGAAGCCTCTCCTCTGGCGTCTGCGCTCTTTGGCCTGGGCGATGTGACGGGCGTGTTCTTCGGCGGCGACTTCATTTCCGTCACCATCGCGCCAGGCTCGCAGTGGAGCGACGTGAAGCCGGACATCCTCGCCACCCTGCTAGAACATTTCTCGGCCAATATGCCGCTGTTCACACCGGGTTCGGCCGGCGAAATCTTCGTGCCGGAAGAGGAGGAATTTGCCGACGATCCCGAAGACGCGGAAATCGTCGCGCAGATTCGTGAGCTGATCGACACCCGCGTCCGCCCCGCCGTGGCCAATGACGGCGGCGACATCATCTATCGCGGCTTCGACAAGGGCACCGTTTATTTGAGGATGCAGGGCGCCTGTTCGGGCTGCCCCTCCTCCACCGCGACGCTGAAAAACGGCATCGAACAATTGCTTAAACATTATGTCCCCGAAGTGACCGAGGTTCGCGCCGTCTGA
- the tsaB gene encoding tRNA (adenosine(37)-N6)-threonylcarbamoyltransferase complex dimerization subunit type 1 TsaB, protein MRILVIDTATQALSVALLDDGAPIGHFHEIVGRGHAEALLPAIAAMPGGGKADAIAVDVGPGSFTGVRIGIAAARALALAWGIPLHGYGALSLIAAKAGVGHENESITVTITGGHGELFWQSFSADGLTPLTAPASTPIALLAEQLTHPLLYGTGAEALVTARGHGTAVSLYPDAADYPLVAGLPPLPPSPIYCRDADARPMTERTAP, encoded by the coding sequence TTGCGCATATTGGTCATCGACACCGCGACGCAAGCGCTGTCCGTGGCGCTGCTCGATGACGGCGCCCCCATCGGCCATTTTCATGAAATCGTTGGCCGGGGCCATGCCGAAGCGCTGCTGCCTGCCATCGCCGCCATGCCCGGCGGCGGGAAAGCCGATGCGATCGCTGTCGATGTCGGTCCCGGCAGCTTCACCGGCGTTCGCATAGGCATCGCCGCCGCCCGCGCACTGGCGCTGGCCTGGGGCATTCCGCTGCACGGCTATGGCGCGCTGAGCCTGATCGCGGCCAAGGCGGGCGTCGGACATGAGAACGAGTCCATCACCGTGACCATCACCGGCGGCCATGGCGAGCTGTTCTGGCAGAGCTTCTCCGCGGACGGGCTCACGCCGCTTACCGCTCCAGCCTCCACGCCGATCGCGCTACTGGCGGAGCAACTGACCCATCCATTGCTGTACGGCACGGGCGCCGAAGCCCTGGTGACGGCGCGAGGCCATGGCACGGCGGTCAGCCTCTATCCCGATGCCGCCGACTATCCGCTGGTCGCCGGGCTTCCCCCACTCCCTCCCTCCCCCATTTATTGCCGCGATGCCGACGCCCGTCCAATGACGGAACGGACAGCACCATGA
- a CDS encoding GNAT family N-acetyltransferase has translation MIPGLTLDTYEQGERNAMSDAMDVMARAFDPAYGEAWTLPQLSGVMTMPGTWLTIARIDAAPLGFALVRSVLDECELLLLAVSPLWRGRGIGEALLLDSLRTARKRGITSMNLEVRASNTAIRLYEKAGFEYVHRRPGYYRGNDGQLHDALSFRIDMLR, from the coding sequence ATGATCCCCGGCCTGACCCTCGACACCTATGAACAGGGCGAGCGCAACGCGATGAGCGACGCCATGGACGTCATGGCCCGCGCATTCGACCCGGCCTATGGTGAAGCGTGGACTCTGCCCCAGCTTTCCGGCGTGATGACGATGCCGGGCACCTGGCTTACCATCGCCCGGATCGACGCCGCGCCGCTGGGTTTTGCGCTGGTCCGGTCAGTACTCGATGAATGCGAGCTGCTGTTGCTGGCGGTCAGCCCGCTCTGGCGCGGCCGGGGCATCGGGGAAGCTCTTTTGCTCGACAGCCTCAGGACAGCGCGCAAGCGGGGCATTACATCGATGAATCTCGAAGTTCGGGCGTCCAATACAGCAATAAGGCTATATGAAAAAGCCGGGTTCGAATATGTACACCGTCGTCCCGGTTACTATCGCGGCAATGACGGACAACTTCATGACGCGCTAAGCTTTCGTATCGATATGCTTAGATGA
- a CDS encoding MucR family transcriptional regulator has product MEIESAQSELLITLTSDIVAAHVSNNSVAVSDVSTLIQNVHAALSGLTTPAAVPEVKPEPAVSVRSSIKPDYIICLEDGKKLKMLKRHLMTHYQMTPDDYRAKWSLPADYPMVAPNYAEQRRSLAKKIGLGTKRRRTRAAK; this is encoded by the coding sequence ATGGAAATCGAATCAGCGCAGAGCGAATTGCTCATTACTTTGACGTCGGATATTGTCGCGGCCCATGTCTCGAACAACAGCGTCGCCGTCTCTGACGTATCTACCCTGATCCAGAATGTACATGCCGCGCTTTCGGGCCTCACCACGCCGGCCGCCGTGCCGGAAGTGAAGCCGGAACCCGCGGTGTCGGTCCGCTCGTCGATCAAGCCCGACTACATCATCTGCCTGGAAGACGGCAAGAAGCTCAAGATGCTGAAGCGTCACCTGATGACTCATTATCAGATGACGCCGGATGATTATCGCGCCAAGTGGAGCCTGCCGGCCGATTATCCGATGGTCGCGCCCAACTATGCCGAACAGCGCCGCAGCCTGGCGAAGAAGATCGGCCTGGGCACCAAGCGCCGCCGGACCCGCGCCGCGAAATAA
- a CDS encoding Fur family transcriptional regulator, whose protein sequence is MNRKIDVEALCHEKGLRITEQRRVIAQVLSDASDHPDVEELHRRSAAIDPGISIATVYRTVRLFEEAGILDRHDFGDGRARYEAAPESHHDHLIDVETGNVIEFVDPELEQLQKQIAEKLGFRLVDHRMELYGVALDRKN, encoded by the coding sequence ATGAACCGCAAGATCGACGTCGAAGCCCTTTGTCACGAAAAGGGTCTGCGCATCACCGAACAGCGCCGCGTCATCGCCCAGGTGCTGAGCGACGCCAGCGACCATCCGGATGTCGAGGAGCTGCACAGGCGATCCGCGGCGATCGATCCGGGCATTTCCATCGCCACCGTCTACCGCACCGTTCGCCTGTTCGAAGAAGCAGGCATATTGGATCGCCATGATTTCGGTGACGGCCGCGCCCGTTATGAGGCGGCGCCTGAATCCCACCACGATCATCTGATCGATGTCGAAACCGGCAATGTCATCGAATTTGTCGATCCTGAACTGGAGCAGTTGCAAAAGCAGATCGCGGAAAAGCTGGGCTTCCGCCTGGTCGACCACCGGATGGAACTCTATGGCGTCGCGCTCGACCGCAAGAACTGA
- a CDS encoding lysophospholipid acyltransferase family protein, whose product MSRLRRITRTGALAASLLLCLLPHLLWSAAGRRSPWPRRFLAMAARSVGARVRIEGHPFHGDSFIIANHVSWVDILALGGATGSAFVAHDGIAGWPLIGWLAAQNNTLFVARNRRGALSSQLDALRAALAGHQPVALFPEGTTSDGTGLLPFKPSLLAVLLPPPRSVRIQPVHIDYGPATAEISWHSNEPAGANAKRLLERKGRLDVTLRFLEPFDPAICPDRKALAAMTRERIAASIATHLPPFT is encoded by the coding sequence TTGAGCAGACTCCGCCGCATCACGCGCACCGGGGCGCTGGCCGCCAGTCTGCTGCTCTGCCTTCTGCCCCATCTGCTGTGGAGCGCCGCCGGGCGGCGTTCGCCCTGGCCACGGCGCTTTCTGGCAATGGCGGCACGATCCGTCGGCGCACGCGTGCGGATCGAGGGGCATCCCTTCCACGGCGACAGCTTCATCATCGCCAATCATGTCAGTTGGGTCGACATATTGGCCTTGGGCGGCGCGACCGGATCGGCCTTCGTCGCGCATGACGGCATAGCCGGATGGCCGCTCATCGGCTGGCTGGCCGCCCAGAACAACACGCTGTTTGTCGCCCGCAACAGGCGCGGCGCGCTTTCATCGCAGCTCGACGCCTTGCGCGCCGCACTTGCCGGGCACCAGCCGGTCGCACTCTTTCCCGAAGGCACGACCAGCGACGGCACTGGCCTGCTGCCGTTCAAGCCCTCCCTGCTCGCGGTCCTATTGCCGCCTCCGCGCTCGGTGCGGATTCAGCCCGTCCATATCGACTACGGCCCGGCAACGGCCGAGATTAGCTGGCACAGCAACGAACCGGCGGGCGCGAATGCCAAGAGATTGCTGGAACGCAAGGGCCGGCTCGACGTCACCTTGCGCTTTCTGGAGCCTTTCGACCCGGCAATCTGCCCGGATCGCAAGGCTTTGGCGGCCATGACACGGGAAAGAATTGCCGCCAGCATCGCGACGCACCTGCCGCCTTTTACTTAA
- the miaB gene encoding tRNA (N6-isopentenyl adenosine(37)-C2)-methylthiotransferase MiaB produces MNRYDAPKTPTTFHVKSFGCQMNVYDGERMAEMLGERGMTAATEGSEADLVILNTCHIREKAVDKVYSDIGRLTREDGTRPMIAVAGCVAQAEGSEIQRRARNVDIVVGPQAYHHLPDLIDKAGRGEQAVDTDMPLASKFGALPARTKQARPTAFLTIMEGCDKFCTYCVVPYTRGAEISRTWSAILDEAMALVDGGVREITLLGQNVNAWTGEDGKGRMQGMDGLVRELAKIDALKRIRYTTSHPNDMSDGLIAAHGDEPKLMPFLHLPVQSGNDRVLKAMNRSHSADSYLRIIERVREARPDIALSGDFIVGFPGETDAEFEDTLKIVEQVRYAQCYSFKYSSRPGTPAADMDGQIPAEVMDERLARLQAAINRHQVEFNTATVGRRTDILLERKGRHPGQLIGKTPWLQSVHVTAPDLGIGDMVEVDIISAGPNSLAGEPSRRKAA; encoded by the coding sequence ATGAATCGGTACGACGCCCCAAAGACTCCAACGACATTCCACGTCAAATCCTTCGGCTGCCAGATGAACGTCTATGATGGCGAGCGCATGGCCGAGATGCTGGGAGAGCGCGGCATGACCGCAGCCACCGAGGGTAGTGAGGCCGATCTCGTCATCCTCAACACCTGTCACATCCGCGAAAAGGCGGTGGACAAGGTCTATTCCGACATCGGCCGCCTGACCCGCGAGGACGGCACGCGCCCGATGATCGCGGTCGCGGGCTGCGTCGCCCAGGCGGAGGGCAGCGAGATTCAGCGCCGCGCCCGCAATGTCGATATCGTCGTCGGCCCGCAGGCTTACCATCACCTGCCCGACCTGATCGACAAGGCCGGTCGCGGCGAGCAGGCCGTCGATACCGACATGCCGCTCGCCTCAAAATTCGGCGCCCTGCCCGCCCGGACCAAACAGGCACGGCCCACCGCCTTCCTGACGATCATGGAAGGCTGCGACAAATTCTGCACCTATTGTGTCGTGCCCTATACGCGCGGCGCGGAAATCAGCCGCACATGGTCCGCGATCCTCGATGAGGCGATGGCACTCGTCGACGGCGGCGTGCGCGAGATCACGTTGCTCGGCCAGAACGTCAATGCCTGGACCGGCGAGGACGGCAAGGGCCGGATGCAGGGCATGGACGGCCTGGTCCGCGAACTGGCGAAGATCGACGCCCTCAAACGCATCCGCTACACCACCAGCCATCCCAACGACATGAGCGACGGCCTGATCGCCGCCCATGGCGACGAACCCAAGCTGATGCCCTTCCTCCATCTGCCGGTGCAGTCGGGCAATGACCGGGTGCTGAAGGCCATGAACCGCAGCCACAGCGCCGACAGCTATCTCCGCATCATCGAGCGGGTCCGCGAAGCCCGCCCGGATATCGCGCTGTCGGGCGATTTCATCGTCGGCTTCCCCGGCGAGACCGACGCCGAGTTCGAAGACACGCTGAAAATCGTGGAACAGGTCCGCTACGCGCAATGCTATAGTTTCAAATATAGTTCGCGCCCCGGCACGCCCGCCGCCGACATGGACGGCCAGATCCCGGCGGAGGTGATGGACGAACGCCTCGCCCGCCTGCAAGCCGCGATCAACCGCCATCAGGTCGAATTCAACACCGCCACCGTCGGTCGCCGCACTGACATCTTGCTCGAGCGCAAGGGCCGTCATCCCGGCCAACTCATCGGCAAGACGCCATGGCTCCAATCCGTCCATGTCACCGCGCCCGACCTTGGCATCGGGGACATGGTCGAAGTCGATATCATCAGTGCCGGCCCGAACAGTCTGGCCGGCGAACCTAGCAGGAGGAAGGCCGCTTGA
- a CDS encoding PhoH family protein — protein MSKKPNQNHRTDVAERARLEVIFDRPHLLGALFGQYDQNLVAIENRLGVYIAARGNKLQIEGEAEAAARARDVMTGLYNRIVAGQEIDAGAVEAVIAMSAEPTLDGIIRHDVAEPPKVMIRTRKKTIVPRSATQVTYMEALTRNDIIFALGPAGTGKTYLAVAQAVSQLITGSVDRLILSRPAVEAGERLGFLPGDMKEKVDPYLRPIYDALYDTLPAEQVERRIASGEIEIAPLAFMRGRTLANAFIVLDEAQNTTIAQMKMFLTRFGEGSRMVICGDPRQVDLPQPGISGLADAVTRLEGVDGISVVPFGIADVVRHPVVGRIVQAYEGPDA, from the coding sequence ATGTCCAAGAAACCGAACCAGAACCACCGCACCGACGTCGCTGAACGCGCGCGGCTGGAAGTCATTTTCGACCGCCCGCACCTGCTGGGCGCACTCTTCGGGCAATATGACCAGAATCTGGTGGCCATCGAAAACCGCCTGGGCGTCTATATCGCGGCGCGCGGCAACAAGCTCCAGATCGAGGGCGAGGCCGAAGCCGCCGCCCGCGCCCGCGACGTGATGACCGGGCTCTATAACCGCATCGTCGCCGGGCAGGAAATCGACGCCGGGGCGGTCGAGGCGGTCATCGCCATGTCCGCCGAACCGACGCTGGACGGCATCATCCGCCATGACGTGGCCGAACCGCCCAAGGTGATGATCCGCACGCGCAAGAAGACGATCGTCCCGCGCTCCGCGACACAGGTGACCTATATGGAAGCGCTCACCCGCAACGACATCATCTTCGCGCTTGGCCCGGCAGGCACCGGCAAGACCTATCTCGCCGTCGCGCAGGCGGTGAGCCAGCTCATCACCGGCAGCGTCGACCGCCTGATCCTCTCTCGCCCCGCGGTCGAGGCGGGCGAGCGGCTGGGCTTCCTCCCCGGCGACATGAAGGAAAAGGTCGACCCCTATCTCCGCCCGATCTACGACGCGCTCTACGACACGCTCCCCGCCGAGCAGGTCGAACGGCGTATCGCATCGGGCGAGATCGAGATCGCTCCCCTCGCCTTCATGCGCGGCCGGACCCTTGCCAACGCCTTCATCGTCCTCGACGAAGCGCAGAACACGACCATCGCCCAGATGAAGATGTTCCTGACCCGCTTCGGTGAAGGCAGCCGCATGGTCATCTGCGGCGATCCGCGTCAGGTCGACCTGCCGCAACCGGGCATTTCGGGCCTGGCCGATGCCGTCACGCGGCTGGAGGGGGTGGACGGCATCTCCGTGGTGCCCTTCGGCATTGCCGATGTGGTCCGTCATCCGGTCGTCGGCCGCATCGTCCAGGCCTATGAGGGGCCGGATGCCTGA
- the ybeY gene encoding rRNA maturation RNase YbeY: MIEVAVLHERGWPDTDWELLAQRAVVAAITHSPYAAFAADEALYEVAVKLTTDEEVHQLNRAYRDKDKPTNVLSFPMVQSDLLEATANTDDGEVILGDIVLAEGVCAAEAAEKGISIADHATHLIIHGTFHLLGYDHMEDAEAEAMEALETQSLISLGISDPYGDR; the protein is encoded by the coding sequence ATGATTGAAGTCGCCGTCCTCCACGAACGGGGCTGGCCCGATACCGACTGGGAATTGCTCGCCCAACGCGCGGTGGTCGCCGCGATCACGCATAGTCCCTATGCCGCCTTCGCTGCTGACGAGGCGCTGTATGAGGTCGCGGTCAAACTCACCACCGACGAGGAAGTCCACCAGCTCAACCGCGCCTATCGGGACAAGGACAAGCCGACCAACGTCCTGTCCTTCCCGATGGTGCAGTCCGACCTGCTGGAAGCCACCGCCAACACCGACGATGGCGAAGTCATATTGGGCGATATCGTGCTGGCGGAGGGCGTCTGCGCGGCGGAAGCCGCGGAAAAAGGCATTTCTATTGCCGATCATGCGACCCATCTCATCATTCATGGGACTTTTCATTTGCTGGGATATGATCATATGGAGGACGCCGAGGCCGAAGCGATGGAAGCGTTGGAGACGCAATCGCTGATCAGCCTGGGCATTTCCGATCCTTATGGGGATCGTTAG
- a CDS encoding hemolysin family protein, which yields MAEGSPKDGNGSKESDSSSHEGGLWSGLKSLLFGEEESHSLRRELEDALDEYDEDEQEEGASPPAKGDLSAIERQMVRNLLHFSEHTVDDVAVPRADIIAIEEKASFADLAALFAEAGHSRIPVYRENLDTIVGMIHIRDAFAILAGKAPVPDTLEPLIRQPLYVPESMGALDLLAEMRAKRTHLAIVLDEYSGTEGLLTFEDLVEEIVGEVEDEHDEEPEAMLVPLQGGIWEADARAELEDVAKEIDEKLADIEEDVDTLGGLAFVIAGRVPEPGEIIEHEESGWKLEILASDGRRVSRLRLHPPAEREIEDGV from the coding sequence ATGGCTGAAGGCAGTCCGAAGGACGGCAACGGTTCCAAGGAATCGGACAGTAGTAGCCACGAAGGCGGTTTATGGAGCGGCCTGAAGTCGCTGCTTTTCGGTGAAGAAGAGAGCCACAGCCTCCGCCGCGAGTTGGAGGATGCGCTCGACGAATATGATGAGGATGAGCAGGAGGAAGGCGCTTCCCCCCCTGCCAAGGGCGACCTCTCCGCGATCGAGCGCCAGATGGTCCGCAACCTCCTTCATTTTTCCGAACATACGGTCGACGACGTGGCTGTGCCCCGGGCGGACATCATCGCCATCGAGGAAAAGGCGAGCTTCGCGGATCTTGCGGCATTATTCGCGGAGGCCGGGCACAGCCGTATCCCGGTCTATCGCGAAAATCTGGACACCATTGTCGGCATGATCCACATCCGCGACGCCTTCGCGATCCTGGCGGGCAAGGCGCCGGTTCCCGATACGCTGGAACCGCTGATCCGCCAACCGCTCTATGTCCCTGAAAGCATGGGGGCGCTGGACCTGCTCGCGGAGATGCGCGCCAAACGTACCCATCTCGCCATCGTGCTGGACGAATATTCGGGCACCGAGGGGCTGCTTACCTTCGAGGATCTGGTCGAGGAAATCGTCGGTGAGGTCGAGGACGAGCATGACGAAGAGCCCGAGGCGATGCTGGTCCCGCTGCAAGGCGGCATCTGGGAAGCCGATGCCCGCGCCGAGTTGGAGGATGTCGCCAAGGAAATCGACGAAAAGCTGGCCGATATCGAGGAAGATGTCGACACGCTGGGCGGACTTGCCTTCGTGATTGCAGGCAGGGTTCCGGAACCCGGCGAAATCATCGAGCATGAGGAAAGCGGCTGGAAACTCGAAATCCTCGCCAGCGACGGCCGCCGCGTCAGCCGCCTGCGCCTCCACCCGCCTGCGGAACGGGAAATAGAAGACGGCGTGTGA
- a CDS encoding DUF2142 domain-containing protein: MRQERRAFMQAGRPIAADMPWTALEMRLYALICIATLFFACVTPPFQAPDENQHYMKALLLSEGGILTEQRGAMIGAELPRAAIDLHDVHFPTRVSPNPRLFDRDMLNEAWHAGASQPDGRRFADFPNVANYAPTLYLPGATGLAIGDRLLGLPRLGAFYGGRMVNAIFALAMLGAALSVLPFGRNAMLATALLPTFCYQNGSLSPDAVINGTGFLGLALALRVGFMGWTGKRGLALYLTAPLLALAKGVYLPLMAAGLRWPESRRDLRAWAILAAMAVGALAFLLWMKFSGGSQALYHIVSRKTGETVMTAPLDQQLAVILRDPLAYLHILATSMTERAPVYALQIVGRFGWNAILLPLLAYPLALAMLCAAILSGSGMRFSFGQRLWWLVIVAGVALLIETAMYLTGTPLDADYIQGTQGRYFLPLLPLALMAFMPAEPIRGARALFAGSALLLLSIAAATVFDSFWVHGFFTADGMPPHHSLTRALTLPSPRW; encoded by the coding sequence ATGCGGCAGGAAAGGCGGGCATTCATGCAGGCGGGTCGTCCGATCGCGGCCGACATGCCGTGGACGGCCCTCGAAATGCGGCTCTACGCCTTGATCTGCATCGCCACCCTGTTCTTCGCCTGCGTCACGCCGCCGTTTCAGGCACCCGACGAAAATCAGCATTATATGAAAGCCCTGCTGCTTTCCGAGGGCGGCATCCTGACCGAACAACGCGGCGCGATGATCGGGGCGGAGCTGCCCCGAGCCGCCATCGACCTGCACGACGTTCATTTTCCGACCCGCGTCTCGCCCAATCCCCGCCTGTTCGATCGCGATATGCTGAACGAGGCTTGGCACGCCGGCGCTTCTCAGCCTGACGGGCGCCGCTTTGCCGATTTTCCCAATGTGGCGAACTATGCGCCCACGCTTTACCTGCCCGGCGCGACCGGCCTGGCGATTGGCGACCGGCTGCTGGGCCTGCCACGCCTCGGCGCCTTCTATGGCGGCCGGATGGTCAATGCCATTTTCGCGCTGGCTATGCTCGGCGCGGCGCTCAGCGTCCTTCCCTTCGGCCGCAACGCCATGCTAGCCACGGCGCTGCTGCCGACTTTCTGTTATCAAAATGGTTCGCTCTCGCCCGATGCGGTCATTAATGGAACAGGCTTTCTCGGCCTCGCTCTGGCGCTGCGGGTCGGCTTCATGGGATGGACCGGCAAGCGCGGCCTCGCGCTCTATCTGACGGCGCCGCTGCTGGCGTTGGCAAAGGGCGTCTATCTGCCGCTGATGGCCGCCGGATTGCGCTGGCCCGAAAGCCGTCGCGATCTGCGCGCCTGGGCGATTCTTGCCGCGATGGCGGTCGGCGCGCTGGCTTTTCTTCTCTGGATGAAGTTTTCCGGGGGCAGTCAGGCGCTCTATCATATCGTCTCCCGCAAGACTGGCGAGACGGTCATGACCGCACCGCTTGACCAGCAATTGGCCGTGATCCTTCGCGATCCCCTCGCCTATCTCCATATCCTCGCGACCAGCATGACCGAGCGCGCGCCTGTCTATGCGCTCCAGATCGTGGGCCGTTTCGGCTGGAACGCGATCCTGCTGCCGTTGCTGGCCTATCCGCTGGCGCTGGCGATGCTCTGCGCGGCGATCCTCAGCGGATCGGGCATGCGCTTTTCGTTTGGTCAAAGGCTCTGGTGGCTCGTCATCGTTGCGGGCGTCGCGCTGCTGATCGAAACCGCCATGTATCTGACCGGCACCCCGCTCGACGCCGACTATATTCAGGGAACGCAGGGCCGCTATTTCCTGCCCCTGCTGCCGCTGGCTTTGATGGCCTTCATGCCTGCGGAGCCAATCCGGGGCGCTCGCGCCCTGTTCGCCGGATCGGCGCTGCTGTTGCTGTCAATCGCCGCCGCGACCGTGTTCGACAGCTTCTGGGTCCATGGCTTCTTCACCGCCGACGGCATGCCGCCGCATCATAGCCTGACCCGCGCCCTCACCCTGCCCTCGCCGCGCTGGTAG